From one Luteolibacter sp. SL250 genomic stretch:
- a CDS encoding tetratricopeptide repeat protein — MRSILILFIGGTLAASAQNPTAAQQAQQFYQQGIAQEQAGDVAGARTAYTQALRLNPHLADARFRLGQLKMDRGQLAAKARERKFGSLIIPQMNIEGATVSESLEALRVSMEKVSNGEVSPNFVLKDPDRKLDKTSVTFQLKSVPAKAILDYILSQGYAKAIFDEHAVVIEPVSGPGLTSPGDSVNGSR; from the coding sequence ATGCGCTCGATCCTCATACTTTTCATCGGCGGGACATTGGCCGCTTCCGCCCAGAATCCCACCGCAGCCCAGCAGGCCCAACAGTTCTACCAGCAAGGTATCGCCCAGGAGCAGGCCGGCGATGTTGCAGGTGCCAGGACCGCCTATACCCAGGCCCTGCGGCTCAATCCGCATCTGGCGGACGCCCGCTTCCGCCTGGGGCAGTTGAAAATGGACCGCGGCCAGCTTGCCGCGAAAGCGCGGGAGAGGAAGTTCGGCAGCCTCATCATCCCCCAGATGAACATCGAGGGGGCGACCGTCTCCGAATCCCTGGAGGCACTCCGCGTCTCCATGGAAAAAGTGTCCAACGGGGAAGTGTCCCCGAACTTCGTCCTCAAGGACCCGGACAGGAAGCTCGACAAGACTTCCGTGACCTTCCAGCTCAAGTCCGTTCCCGCCAAGGCGATCCTCGACTACATCCTGTCCCAAGGCTATGCGAAGGCCATCTTCGACGAACATGCGGTGGTCATTGAACCCGTCTCGGGCCCCGGTTTGACATCCCCCGGGGATTCCGTTAACGGGAGCCGATGA
- a CDS encoding alpha/beta fold hydrolase codes for MIRYSKETDERREAGSHECWCLHGSVGAASDFRALAKALAQGGIGSRAVDLWRFLEPGPLPIGESGATLNEDAEGETFRGTGRSLLGYSMGGRLALHALLEKDHPWQAAVIVSAHPGLEDELERSARKAADSTWAAKAFAGDWKDFTSQWNAQPMLGGDIREPEATQRLVARRREISRSFLDWSVGAQEPLWERLSSISIPVLWVAGERDGKYTAIAERAAGLTPRGILAVAPEAGHRVPWENPSWFADRLSRFLKTAS; via the coding sequence ATGATCCGCTACTCCAAGGAAACGGACGAGCGCCGCGAGGCCGGCTCCCACGAATGTTGGTGCCTGCATGGTTCCGTGGGGGCGGCATCGGATTTCCGCGCGCTGGCGAAGGCGCTGGCCCAGGGCGGCATCGGCTCGCGGGCCGTGGACCTGTGGCGGTTTCTGGAACCCGGCCCCCTCCCTATCGGCGAATCCGGGGCCACGCTGAACGAGGACGCGGAGGGTGAAACCTTCCGCGGCACCGGGCGCTCCCTGTTGGGCTACTCCATGGGTGGCCGCCTGGCCCTCCATGCCCTGCTGGAGAAAGATCATCCCTGGCAGGCGGCGGTCATCGTTTCCGCCCATCCCGGCCTGGAAGATGAACTTGAGCGTTCCGCACGCAAGGCCGCCGACAGCACGTGGGCGGCGAAGGCATTCGCCGGGGACTGGAAGGACTTCACCAGCCAATGGAACGCGCAGCCAATGCTGGGCGGGGACATCCGCGAGCCGGAAGCCACCCAACGACTGGTCGCCCGCCGCAGGGAGATTTCCCGCAGCTTCCTCGACTGGTCGGTGGGGGCGCAGGAGCCACTGTGGGAACGCCTTTCCTCAATCTCCATCCCCGTGCTGTGGGTGGCGGGTGAGAGGGATGGAAAATACACCGCCATCGCGGAGCGGGCCGCGGGTCTGACGCCCCGCGGCATTCTGGCCGTCGCACCGGAGGCCGGTCACCGCGTGCCGTGGGAAAATCCGTCGTGGTT
- a CDS encoding GYF domain-containing protein, with protein MNLPSGDAWYFSRDGQQSGPLTYADLKEKADEGLLKPRTDLVWKEGMSDWVQIGQIDGLFERREMAPPPPEPDAASLEAALTAGDSQYSLGSFGGCRRRSFIFVHLILPALVVFLLSAVKTSFSGMISPDILAKAEMVGPVVLLILMVYTGIQRFANLGMSRWWYLAHFVPLLSFWTAYRSFACPEGYAVHKQMDGAGIFLAILYWLWLLSLVAIVTVFIAVLAGAAGSPEIQQHVKEFLEQLQAQTQAAPK; from the coding sequence ATGAACCTGCCCTCCGGCGACGCTTGGTATTTCTCACGGGACGGCCAGCAAAGCGGTCCGCTCACCTATGCCGACCTGAAAGAAAAGGCCGACGAAGGCTTGCTGAAGCCGCGCACCGACCTCGTCTGGAAGGAAGGCATGAGCGACTGGGTCCAGATCGGGCAGATCGACGGCCTGTTCGAGCGCCGTGAAATGGCGCCTCCGCCACCGGAACCGGATGCCGCTTCCCTGGAGGCGGCCCTGACGGCAGGCGACTCCCAATACAGCCTTGGAAGCTTCGGTGGCTGCCGGCGGCGTTCCTTCATCTTCGTCCACCTCATCCTGCCCGCACTGGTGGTGTTCCTGCTCAGTGCGGTGAAGACCTCTTTTTCCGGAATGATCTCTCCCGACATCCTCGCAAAAGCTGAGATGGTCGGTCCTGTGGTGCTTCTCATCCTGATGGTCTATACCGGCATCCAGCGGTTCGCGAACCTTGGGATGAGCCGCTGGTGGTACCTCGCGCATTTCGTGCCGCTTCTCAGCTTCTGGACCGCCTACCGCAGCTTTGCCTGCCCGGAAGGCTATGCCGTCCACAAGCAGATGGACGGCGCGGGAATCTTCCTGGCCATCCTCTACTGGCTGTGGCTGCTCTCGCTGGTCGCCATCGTGACGGTATTCATCGCCGTTCTCGCCGGAGCCGCAGGCAGCCCTGAGATCCAGCAGCATGTGAAAGAGTTCCTGGAACAACTCCAGGCCCAGACGCAAGCCGCCCCGAAATGA